From a region of the Bradyrhizobium sp. KBS0727 genome:
- a CDS encoding ABC transporter substrate-binding protein → MRSKGIGALSIAIAAAGLLYAAAPAFAQQKTITVWFGKGFYKSEDDALLETIKKFEAKTGIKVELSQYAIQDMIPKTVAAMDSGTVPDVAYSDSYDVQAQGKWAYEGKLEDLSDILLPMKGAFAPNTLETALLYNDVTKKKAYYGFPLKQQSMHVQIWQDMLEQAGFKQSDIPTKWEDYWSFWCDKVQPAIRKATGQRIYAVGQPMGVESTDSFQSFYTFMDAYNVKLVDDDGKLLVDDPKVRANLISALKDYTDTYVRGCTPPSSTTWKDPDNNVAFHNRTIVMTHNFTISIAAKWLDDANNPALTPEQRAAGKKAYEETIITASFPNKPDGTPIKYRSDVKTGLIFANAKNKAEGKQFVAFLMQEDNLRPYIEGALGRWFPVTTASQQSPFWQADRHRKAVYTQFTGGTTPFDFTKNWKFTILNNENVWAKAMNRVVSEKVPVDKAVDELIARLKQVAG, encoded by the coding sequence CGAGGACGACGCGCTGCTGGAGACGATCAAGAAATTCGAGGCCAAGACCGGCATCAAGGTCGAACTGTCGCAATACGCGATCCAGGACATGATCCCGAAGACGGTGGCGGCGATGGATTCCGGGACCGTGCCCGACGTCGCCTATTCCGACAGCTATGACGTGCAGGCCCAGGGCAAGTGGGCCTATGAGGGCAAGCTCGAGGACCTCTCCGACATCCTGCTGCCGATGAAGGGCGCGTTCGCGCCTAACACACTCGAAACCGCGCTGCTTTATAACGACGTCACCAAGAAGAAGGCCTATTACGGCTTCCCGCTGAAGCAGCAGAGCATGCACGTCCAGATCTGGCAGGACATGCTGGAACAGGCCGGCTTCAAGCAGAGCGACATCCCGACCAAATGGGAAGACTACTGGTCGTTCTGGTGCGACAAGGTGCAGCCCGCGATCCGCAAGGCCACCGGCCAGCGCATTTATGCCGTCGGCCAGCCGATGGGCGTGGAATCCACCGACTCGTTCCAGTCGTTCTACACCTTCATGGATGCCTACAACGTCAAGCTGGTCGACGACGACGGCAAGCTGCTGGTCGACGATCCCAAGGTGCGCGCCAACCTGATCAGCGCGCTGAAGGACTACACCGACACCTATGTCCGCGGCTGCACGCCGCCCTCCTCCACCACCTGGAAGGATCCGGACAACAACGTCGCGTTCCACAACCGAACCATCGTGATGACGCACAATTTCACGATCTCGATCGCGGCGAAGTGGCTCGACGACGCCAACAATCCGGCATTGACCCCGGAACAGCGCGCCGCCGGCAAGAAGGCGTATGAGGAAACCATCATCACGGCCTCGTTCCCCAACAAGCCAGACGGAACGCCGATCAAGTACCGCTCCGACGTCAAGACCGGGCTGATCTTCGCCAACGCAAAGAACAAGGCGGAAGGCAAGCAGTTCGTCGCCTTTCTGATGCAGGAAGATAACCTGCGGCCCTATATCGAGGGCGCGCTCGGCCGTTGGTTCCCGGTCACGACCGCCAGTCAGCAGAGCCCGTTCTGGCAGGCCGACCGCCATCGCAAGGCGGTCTATACCCAGTTCACCGGCGGAACCACGCCGTTCGACTTCACCAAGAACTGGAAGTTCACTATCCTGAACAACGAGAACGTCTGGGCCAAGGCGATGAACCGGGTGGTGAGCGAGAAGGTTCCGGTCGACAAGGCCGTCGACGAACTGATCGCCCGCCTCAAGCAGGTCGCTGGCTAG